The sequence GCATCAAATTGTTATTATCCAGACGGTTCATAGTATCCACAATCCATTGATCAACTTAAGTCAACCGGATCAGGAGCAGGCTCGATCAACACGTGTAGAAACTCTTCACCCTGGACAAACCCTTCAGCCAGAACCTTAGACATGCCTTTGACTCGAAATGAACCATTCAAGTTGCGACGACGACTCAGAAAATCAGAAATTTGGTAGTCGTCCACGTAAATGATACCATTCAGAGCATCGCGCACCGGCTTGACAATGTTGTCACTATCTGGCACCCCACTCTCGTCACTAGATTCTACATCATAGTAATGGGTGATTACAACCCTGAGGAGATCACCGAGAGGAGCGTTAGCAGTCCATCGAGATTTAGCAGCACTCCTAACACGCTCTTTCCACTGTTGGAGACGCTTACGATCCTTAGTCTGATGGGAAACTGGCCTACCGATAACAATAAACTCGAAGGGTAGCACAGGAAAAACCTATGAAAAAACGAACGTTTGCGGGGGGTTGCGATCGGTAATGCACCAAGTTACTCAAGACTCAGCAGTAGAAGTACCCTTAAACTACTAGACCTATTCAAGCTAGAGACAGTTCCACGTTTGTAGCGGTAATGCTTGACCCTACACACCCATTATAGAGAGGGATTTTGCCTTGTAGCCGTTAATAGTGCATGTCTTCGGCCTAAGCCTACCTTCACGAGGTTCAAACCCAGACTGAACTTTGTCAACTGCTGCCCTTGGTGAAACTTGACTAACTGACTTGTCCTATTTGCCTAAAGAGCTACTCACACCTGGGATGTGCCTGGGCTATTGTCTCACAACAGGTCACCCCATCGTTCCCTGTAGTTCCGTGGTTACGGCAACGTGCATTCAACTATTCCTTGGATTGCTCAGCAAGCCTAGACTCTTCATCACTACTTGGAATCACCAGTTGGTTTTTTAATCTCAAAGGAAATAGAGCGTGAGGGCGATGGTGTTGGGTGAGTTGGCTGGAAGCTAGGCAAACTAGGGGAAACTGGAGAACTAGCGACGTTAGCAGATGGCTGTGAATTCGGAGAACGATCGTGGGTCACATCGGATGGGTCAAGGGAGAGGTGGAAGGGCAGATGCTTGTCAGCGTTGGAGGCGATTGCCAAAAACACACCTCCCAGGATAAAAATAGGCAGTGGTAAGCTCATGTGGCTGACCCATTGATAAATCTCTGCACTACCTAACAACAGAATGAAACTAATAACCCAAAATCGCATTGTCTAGCCTACTAATCTGTCATTTCACCCATACTCTAGCGAGATTTCTGTAATCAGACACAAGAATTTGTGCCTAACTGGACTACTTATA is a genomic window of Cyanobacteriota bacterium containing:
- a CDS encoding RusA family crossover junction endodeoxyribonuclease translates to MLPFEFIVIGRPVSHQTKDRKRLQQWKERVRSAAKSRWTANAPLGDLLRVVITHYYDVESSDESGVPDSDNIVKPVRDALNGIIYVDDYQISDFLSRRRNLNGSFRVKGMSKVLAEGFVQGEEFLHVLIEPAPDPVDLS